The Phragmites australis chromosome 1, lpPhrAust1.1, whole genome shotgun sequence genomic interval GCTGAGGCAAAATTCTTTGAGTCCACTGCTGCTGAGGCTTCTGTAAGGCTTTTTTAATGGGTTTTGTGCAGTGGTAGATTTGTGTTTTACTTAGTAAAGAcgacaataatatcaattttcTTGACGCTGTTGGTaatagaaaaagagaaaatggatagtgattaataacaaacCTTCATTGACATATGGACTCGTCAATTGCAGTTATTGGGTCTCAGTATGCAGACGAAGCTAGCACCTTAGCCTTCTTTTAGATTGAAAGCTGGATGCTGCCTGCCAGTTTTTGCTTATGTTCTAAACCACACCCCTGGAAATACTATACTGTTTTCCAATCCTTGTATATAATACAGAGATGGTCTGACTATACGTAGTGTGTTGAGATGTAGTAATATAGCCTTGTAGATCTTATGAATAATTGTGCTACTTTTATGATTTTTGTCTTAACAGAAGTGAGAGCTGTTCACGTCTTGCTGTTCAGTATTCATTGTTTCTGTGCACAGTTATGTTAAATTGGATGCTTAACTTTGTTTGTGTGGGCAGGAGGGTCTTGTTGAAATTAGGGAAGAATATGATGAAGACATGGAGAGTAATTCATCCAAATCAGGTAACCATTTGTAATTTCCTTTTAGTTAGCTAATGGTTATAAACTAATCTGCACTTTTATTGTCTTCATGATTTGTTTGCCTCTTGAGATGAGTTCTTAACATAATGgtttctaatattaatatttttcccAATATTTCTATCCTTGCTCTCTTGTAAATCATTCTTACCTGGTAGAATATTCTTGCTGAGTAATCCTGAATCACCCAAGTTTTAAGTAATCTTGGGGCAAGTTGATCGTCAATATTCATGCCACAAGCAAATGTTGTTTCAGTGGGGTTACTTAAGGGTGTATCTTGTACTTTTTTACTATTATTTAGGCACGATGGAATGACATATTGTTCTGGCGATATTATGTCATCTTGATGGTCCTGTGCTGGTATTAAACCCTGGTGCTTACGTGTGTAGCAAGCGCATTGAGTATTCTACTTTGGCACAACTGTTTTTTCTACTTGTCTGCTTCAGAGGCTTCAAGCTCAGCTGGGACCATGTCAGATAGAGATAGGGAACTTACTCGAATCATGGCAAGGTTAGATGAACTTGAAATGAAAGAAAAGGAAGCTGGAAGTACTtcggaagaagaagatgctgacGATGACGGAGATGATGAAGGTGCTGAAACAAGTGAGGATGGTGAGGGAAATGGGGAATCTGGAAATGCTTTGAGTGATGACAATGAGCACCACAGTTCTGGTTTTGTTGCCTCGTTTTCTGGAAGTGGTGGTAATGATAGGAGTCATGGGAATATCCAGGTACTTATCTCAAGTTGATCTGACTTAAGATTGAGGTAATCTTAATTTGTTTAATATGTTGTGTTGGAATTATTCATTTTGATGCACGGACTAATAGCTGAAGAGTGCACTAAAGAAGCCAGGAGGAGAGAGACTGCCGAAAGGTGTTTCTCACACGCCATCAGCTCACACATCTCATCCAATATTTCCTGGCCAAACTTCTGTAAGTTGTTTATCCTTCCTTGAGTACCTTCTCCTTTGTCCCTGAATGAACATCTTATTAATTGATATATCTCCCTTAGGTCCTCACATCGTGTTTCTTCTTATTTGCAGATAATAAACTCTGAAGTTTGGATTCCCACTAAAGGTTAGTTCTATTCTACCATTGAAGACGACTTGTAGTAGAATTGACATCTTGCTCTTGTAATGTTTCTGGAGATGGAACTGAACTTGATTCCCTTGGCACTTCATATGCTTGCTTGAAGTGTGTAGAATTAGCTACCAACCATGCTGATTTATGTTTGACCCAATCGTTCTACTTACAGCTATTTCTTTCCAAGATGACAAGCATATGGTTAGTTCGTTAAAGTCTCCTTCCTTGCCATTGGATCCAAAATACTCTGCTCCAGGACTCAAGGTACTTGTGGTTTTACTTCTTACTGAACTTCTGTATGCGTTCCTTTGTTTGCATAGGTCTCTAAGTGAGGTTTTCTTCAGTGAACTTCTACACTAAGATTATTGAACATGAAAAATTGGGAGTAGCAGTTCTCACACATGATTTTACTATTTGCCCATAATTTAGACACTGCTTTAAAAGGCGATAGGCAGGTGGGTGGtggctgattttttttaatcagtGGCTTTAGATCTTTGTACATGACTGATGTGATTAATTCATCTGTCAATATGATTAAATAGAGTTAATAGACACATATTAACTAAACCAAGTGCTAGCTAGATACGAGCCAATATGCTCGGATCTAATAGCAGGCATATGCATGCATCATTTATCACGTATTTTTGGGTCAGTGGTATGTAGAATAAGgcatattcatattcatattcatattcatattcatattcatcTTAAACTAGTAGAACTATTACCCTATGCTTCTTTTGTCAACCGAAAACAAGCGCCATGTCTGGGGGCTTGGGGACGAAGTTTACGGTTACCCCTATGCTTCATTCATGGTATTTTGTTATTTTCATGTGTGGATACTGCTGATTGCTGGTTACTCTATTTGCAGGATTCTTCAGACCTCGCTCGATCTCACGATCGAAAGATAATATCAAGTGGGCGAAAGGTCTTTTTCTTGGTACTTTGTTAGCTGTGCTTCCATACTGTCTGAACTTGCACTTGACCTTAGTTTATTGATCTATTCTGTCAGCAGGCTTTTACAGGATCTATTATTGAACATGATGACGATCTTTCATCCATTCAACCTTCAGTGGGTAATTCTTCGGAGAAAGTAAGCTGTTCTTTTCCCCTGAACTTGTCATTGGTGCAATAGAAATTCACATGATCTCTTGTCTTACTATTTTCCCGAACGTTTTTGCAGCCTGGTACTTGTGCTTCTTCAAGGCCTATGTCTAGATTCAAGATGCAGAAAGGAGGGTGGTGAGTCTTGACAACAGATAGCTGTCCTCCCCCATCTCAGGGCCATGGCGCCTACAACGGACGGCCATGTCTACTGAGTGTCAGTGTTGACCGCGTGAAGCAGAGCAGCTGAGTCAAGATAATCCCACTAGCTACTTTAATTGTGTGCTGTTGATGGGGGTTAATTTAGTTGATCTAGTAATGAGTATGTTAGTGTGGCTGTAATAGTTACTTTTTTCCTTCCGCCTTTTGTGCTCCGTTAAGAGTAATGGTCTGGTACTGCTTGTGTTTTTGTTGGCTCATCAGTAGTACACTTGGCCATATGCTGCTCCACATGTAATATTCTCTATTTTGCCGTTCACTGCTGCTCAAGTGACTACTACTCCGTATGTTGGACGGGTATGTTACAGCATCGAACTCCCTCATGGCCTCATTCCTCCTCCTGTGGTCGCGTCGCCCTAATTTTTTGGGCTGTCCGCGCCTCCTTCTGGTCCTGTTTTTCTACGAAAAGGCCCTccattttttctgaaatttcattGAGGTTGCCTCGCGTTTACTTAGGGCGAGTTTCGTTGTAGGTCTTAAAAAGTCTGACCAATATTTGGTCGTAGCTAAAGTTAGGGTCATATTAAATTAGGACAAAAAAGATGATGTTTGGTTCATGATTAAGTTAAATTTGAGATAAGTGCTAAATTAGAGGGGAAATAGTATTTGAATTGTAGTCATGCTAAAGTCTGATAAAACTTTTGGTATGATATGTGGGTCCTATTTATCAATAGAAAAGTTTCACTGAAATGTAGTCATCTAGAATCTTGTTTTGTAGATCTAATTATAAGAAATATTATGGtgcaaaaatattataaattagATATACAGTTTAGAAGATAAAATGGTCTGAACATTTTTGGAAGCAAAAATTTGgcatgccaatttttttttgggcTAGCTAAAATTTAGCTCCCAACTAAAGGATGACAAAATGGCCGGACAAGGTCAAAAATTGGCTTGGTTAGTTTGAGTCACAAACCAAACACGTTCTTACCATGCTCGTGAATGATTACCAGCAAGTCATATTGGACTACATTTGGATTTGTAGTTGGTAGACGGATATACTGTCAACCCGGGCAGGGGAAGGGAGCAatgaaaaacttaaaaaaatatttttatagaaaattataaaaacacaCTTGCAACTTTGGGGTTTTTAAAACCCCCTACAACTTATTCTTTTAGTCAACCATCTGCAACTTTTGGTGTCAAATACCCTCTAGCATTGTTTGATCGCATGATATAGTGGTGCGTGACTTCCAAAATTACGTGGTAGCTCCTATAATGACTTTTCATAGTCTTATAAACTATTAAATTAGATCTGTCACTCTATTTTTACACACTTATATAGCATAAATATTTATGTGAATAGGGAATCCAAATAAGAAAATGCTAAACCATTTTAAATGGTTCTCGAGGTGAGACACTACACCACCCTATTAACCCTAGTAAGTTATGCGGGCACCAAATCATGTGGTCCATggtcatatgttttttttttgacaaacctCAAAATTACAGGTGGGTGGTTGGAGAAAAACaagttgtaggttttttttctaaactccCAAGTTGCATGTGTGTTTTTTGCAATAttctcttatttatttatttattaatatgACAAAAGTATATATCATTTTGAATTTCTACAAAAATAAATTCTAGTTGCCGAGGCAACAAAGGCTTGTAGCCCACCCACTAGACGATTTAttcaaaaatcacaaaaatatcACGTTCCGCTGCTCTCAACCTTTAAAACACCATCTAaataatcatgatttttttttatttcttttgttggtGTAGAGTATGCTATCATATAGCACTACcataaaatttcaactcaacaCCCGATTTGTCAAAGGGATTCGATTGGTGACTTATCCATTTTATATAGCAATCCCTGATCACAATggcttgtacaatgagaaacaaaaaagataaatttccaCTGTAAAAGTCATATTTTTGGCTCAAAAATTGTGGAGATCTAGATGGTAGAATACTATGAACCACCAcattatatataattttaaggaCTATTTAGATGGTGTTTTGAAGGTTTAGAGCATCGAAATACAGTATTTTTGTGATTTTCAAATAAATCACCTAATAAAAGGGTGGTTTTTTGAATAAATCGTCTAATGGGCGGGCGACAAGTCTTTGTTAATCGGTGAAAGGGCAACAAAGACATATTTTTGTGAAATTTCAAAATGGCAgcatatttttgtaaatattaataaataaaaaatatttgtagaaaaaaaaatccagaggAAGCAGCAACtaatcgatttttttttatctcattcCACAAAGATTTCAATGTCCAAACTAATCGATTTTTTCAACATTTCTCAAAGGTCTACTACATGACATAATTGGCCAATAGAGATATAGAAGTTGAGAGTAGGTGTCCACAAGCTAAGCTCTGGTACCCTTGGAATAGTGTGGCACATTCGACACTCTTTCAACAAAATATCTAGGTGCTACACTATTCTATACTTTGCCATGTAGCATGGTAATAATATCTTGCTCTAGAGTATTCCTAGAAATGTCCTGGCATTTGCAACACATAGAATCCACTAGATGGTCATTGGTCAAGTATGCATTGCACTTCAACAAGGATTCACTATCAATATGCTGACTAGACATTTGAGAATTGGGATGATGAGATTCACCACTGCCGCAGCGTAGCCTGCCTCCGTAGTTTAGTAGCTACCCGCTGCCCGCTCTGCTAGTCGTTCCGCCGCTGTGAAGGCTGACAATGCCCTCTCGCTCTTGTGTCTGGGCGTCCGTAGTAAAATTGAGAGGGCACTACCAGGCTTCACCATGCGAGCTAGGTTACTATTGCGAGCTTGGCATAAAGGAATCGGACTACGTGTGGTTGCTTGTTAAGATTGTAAAGGCTTTCGTTCCTGTTAGCCAAATAGAAACTTTTGGACTACGTGTGGTCTCTTTTGGAATCATATATTACTAAGTGGTAGCTAATAGAAACTTACAAATacaagtgaaaaaaaatgtaaCCTTGAGTAAAGGAATGCTTACAGCTGCAAAAGAAACTGATGAAAGCTAGCAAATGAATATGGTGTTAGATGATGAAAGTTAATGAAGATCTCCACGAAATGGGgctaattttttaaaagattgGAAAGGGTGATCAAAgcaaaataaagaaataaaaagtaaAAACATCAATTCAGGGGTTGTTGGTGTTGCAAATATTGCCATAACGTGAGCAAGGATTTCATCCCCCATATAAAAATTGAGAAACAAAATAGTACATTTACACTTAACTTGAACATACATGAAATTGGCAACAGTACATAAGCAAAAACACTTGTCTTCCGTTGCTCAGGTGTCGACCTCTTGCCCTTACTATCGCGGCATCTGTTGTCCTTGTGATCCAACCTGTCCCAGACATAGCAGATAATCTcgggtttcttcttcttcttcttcttagcaTTAGCCTTTGATCCCAAAAAGGCAGACttggtcttctctttcttcacatTCCTCCCAAGCTGATTCTTATGCTCGACAAGATTAGCTTGAGCAGACGCCTTCATCCTCGACATTTAAGCAGCAATGAGTTTATTAAGAGTCAATAGCTTCTTTAAGTATCAACGTGCAGTGATAAAGTCATTCCAAGAAGTAGGCAGCTTGGCCAGAATGACATTAACATAAAAAATTTCAGGGAGAACACAACCGTACTGGCCTAAGTCTCGCACAATCAGCTGCAACTCATGGATTTATTCCATAACTAATTTGCCATCTCACATACGAAAGTTCAGATAACTTGCCACCATGAAAGACTCGTTGTCATTATCGCTTTCAGCATACTTGTCATTTAGCTCATCCACACCTTCTGTGTTTCCTCGAACCCCACGTAGACGTCGAAGAGTCTGTTCAATAGGATGAACAAGAGGCGTGCTAGGGTTGAGACATTAGCGTTCTCCCAATGGGCCCTTAATGTGTTGAGACACGCTCTTTCGACCTTGTTTTGCACGGCTTTCCCCGGAGGGGCAGGCGGCTCTTCGGTGAGGATCTAGAAAAATCcgagctccatcaaccatagCCTCGTCCGTGACTGCCAGCACTTAAAGTTGATCCCATCAAAGCTTTCAGGCTTAATCGCATTTAAGGATGATGGTGGTAAGGCAAAGGAGCTAGAACTAGCCATCGCAGAAGCAGTTGGATTTCTAGATTGTTGCAAATATTGCCATAATGTGAGCAAGGATTTCATCCCACatataaaaattaagaaacaaaaTAGTACATTTACACTTAACATGATCATACATGAAAGTGCCAACAATACAGAAGCAAAAACACCTCCTATTAAACAGGATAAAGAACTGAACATCTTCTGAATGATATAATAAACAATGCTCTCAGATGAAGTTCAACAATTGGCTCCGGGACTACTGATATCCTGCTTCCTAATTATCCATTTGACATATCATAAGCTGGGCTAGAAGCTAAGATCATAACTAGATGCAAGACCGAAAAATATTCTCTGGAATtgagatttcttcttggacaAGCTACTATACACGAAAACTGAAAGGTAGAAGGTTGCTCTTAGAGGAACAAATCACTAACCAAACAGCAATATACTAGAGCAATACCTATGGATAGCCTGTTCTTTCAGAATTCAACAAAATAAATTGAATCAACAATTACAACAACTCCTTATCCAGGAATTAAGCCTAAAGAGAAATGAACAAAACGCTAGCAATTAACACAGGGACTGAACAAAGAGGAATACACCACAAATTTCAGAACTACCTGTGCCGATTCAACAACAGAGAACAACCGGATCAACACCTATTGTACTTAGACATCTAGCCAACCTCAGTGTATATAGTCATCACAGAGTATGTTACATCACCAAGCCATCCAGAAAGTAGAGATGTAAAGGAGGAGTAAATCAAAATACTTACATTGCAATTCGGCTAAAGGCAAACTCAATCGAGGTAAGGCACGACTCAGTTGCCGTTGTCCCAGAAGTCCAATCACCCGTCAGCGGCTGCCGGTGAGAGGGAGACGAAGATACAATACCCCATCGCACCGTATCGGCGCGTGCGGGTGAGCCTCGACACACATAGCACCGACAAGCACCAACATAAGGGCTTCGTCACCCGATCTCTTGCTGCTCAGAACCACCAACCAAAGATCGAGCACCACTCGGCTCCAGTACACGAGGCAATTCCGAGCACCGAAGGAGAGAACAAGTAAGAAAGCCAAGAGAATGAAGAGGATATCCAAATCTGCACCAAGAGAATGTAGAGCCAACCTACATATATGCGCAACGACGCCCTCCAGCATCCCACGACCCCCGAAGGGATTGGGGATGCGATTACACCACTGCCATCGCCCAacagccgcctcctcctcctctcttctctgttCTCTATCTATTTCCCACCGTGAACCCTTGCTGATCCAAGCCCCGATCACAAATATATCACCGCTTGGGCTGGGCTGCAACAAGCCAGATGGGCTAGCCGGTCCACAAAGGAAAAGGACCCCAAAACATtaaaattttatgtttttatcAACAGCTGGTTGGTTAATCTGGGATGTCTAAGCATCAGTTAACCATCATATCAGGGGAGCGAGGAATTGAGTAACCAAAGAACCTGTGATCAATTAATTACAAGTTGAGTGCTAGTTGGTCCTACTTGTGCTGTAACATAGTATCATGACATGGTCAGTTGTTGCTGCCGCCGGTGAGCGTCGAGGACGCTCGCCAAGTGGCTCTTCTTCCCATAGCACCGACGAACCCCAGATGCCATCTCTCACGTATTTCACCAGCAAGAATGGTGGAAGAAGCTGCCCTCTGCATGTCAGTTCCACCTGTCATGCCATTAATCGGTACAATTATTAGCTTTAGAACAAATGTTAAACTGAAAACAATATATGTAAAAAATCTCAAATTCTCCAATAATGAAGCTTATTAATCTTCGTATTGTTTCTACCGTTGTTGTGATCTACGTACGGCTCTACGTACATAACATAACGTAAGCATGATGGCATGTGGACGTAGGCATGCTGCGCAGATGGAACCTTGTACACTAACTAGTTGGTTAGATGACATTGATTTGATGGGTATATTGCATGTCGCCGTCACGTTTTTCCTTTGCAGTGCAGCCATCTATCCATCATACCCATCAACATACAACCTCTACAGCATGGAGAGCACAGCACACTTCGAAAGGCCGTCCGGCCTTACCGTAGAAATTAACCACTTCAGGCCAAGACTTAGCTAGCTAGGCATGCGACGGTGCGGCCAAAAGTTGCTTTCCTAAttctcctcctctccatctCCAATGCCtcaatactatatatatactctATATCGAAATAAAAAGCTACAATGATCCTAATTAGATGCTAGAAACTCCCATATTAATTGAGCATAGACAGGTCTTATTTAGCACACAGTCAAGATCGTCCCCTCGTTGACTGGCACATAGAACATAAGTACTAACGTATAACAACTTGTAGTTTACTAGATCTGATACGGAGTGGTCGCATGAATGATCGATGGATCTCTCCATCATATTaaatagttaaataaaaaaGCTTAAGCTGTCAGGGATAACAGTAGCTAGGTAACAAACGGGCTTGTGGCAGGCCGTGACCACCACACACATGCACGCTCGTATGTGCACCAGTAGCTCCCAGTCCCGGCTGATAGAGCTTGCGATCGAGAGGGGCTAGCACAATCACGACGAGCGTGCGTACgacgggagagagagagagagagagagagagagagagagagagagagagagagagagagagagagagagagagagtcgatCGTTCCTGGCCGAGCCGGGTACACGCACGACGAGCGTGCGTACGACGTACCGGTCAGTCGATCGAGTGGTTGCTGTCGCCCCGCAGGTCACATTTTTACAACATCTTAATTACTTTTTCAGAAAATATGAGCACATGAAAATCAATGTGATCTAGGGCGCGGTCCATGCCACATTGAATTAAGAGGGTGTTTGATTGGTTAAACTAAATTGAATGAGATGTGATGGTTTTGGATGAACTGAATAGTCTCAGATGAGGTGATACAAGTAGATTATTTGGTTAGTTGTATAAGATGTTActtgaatatatttatttaGATGTATGAGATGATATGAAAACATATTTAGTTGCTTAAAAGCTATGTATTATATCAATGTATAACTTcattattttatatttgttaCTATCAACCAACTATgctaattagtactaatcattAATAATTCCTGTTAATCATATCTTAAGTTATcaataatcatcaataaataccaataattataattaattgtgattaataatatctaattgtaactaatgttTAACTAAAAATTCTTAATAACCACTAATAGTCACTAATCATTACTAACCACAAGTGATTAGCAGAGTTGACACAACATGCATAGGTCATTTAGCCGATTTTGTTGCACGGCTCGGTACAACATATTGTCAGTATACTCTAAGAACCACTAATAGTCACTAATCATTACTAACCACAAGTGATTAGCAGAGTTGACAGAACATGCATAGGTCATTTAGCCGATTTTGTCGCACGGCTCGGTACAACATATTGTCGGTATACTCTAAGAATCTGAACCATCTCATGTTGAACGGAATTTTATGATTAAATAAAACAAACAACTGGACTTGCTCAAATCCCAAATAACCCCATGCATGTATGGAcgattcaaccaaccaaacatatCCTAAGTCACGGCCGACTAttgtgaacacttttccattttCCTCGGTAGCCTAAGTTTTTGGTAAATTGTTTTGCGGGATGAAATTCAATACTCTCTCCATTTCATATCctagaaaaaaatgaatgagaaatGACCATCCATATCCTATTAAATGACATGATACAAAAATTTCTCTCTTTCAAAACATTTAATTAGGGATAGAAAACATTGCGATACCTAAAATCTTGAAACGGAGAAAATACTAGCTACTTCAAGCTAGCAGCGACTCCATCAatgctcgagagagagagagagagagagagagagagtcattTATACGCATGGACGTGTAACCGCCTATATCAATGCTCGTGTACACGTATGTACGTGCTATAATGCAGCAAATAATCGGCAGAATACATCAGAAAACAGTATCATTCTGACGTGTAATACGATAGCTAGCAGTTGTAGAGCCTAGAGCGTACGTGCCAACCactttttcttttgttcagAAAACTTGATTTGTCAATTAATTATCCTTGTCACCGAATGAATATTCTTCTAACATTCTCCTAGGTATATATAGCAGTATATATTAACCCTATAGGAACTCCCTCTACACTTTCAATCCATTATTTGCGCTTTGCGATTTTTCTTTGAGCATTTTGGTTACTCCGAATCCAAAATATGATGAGGTGGTGGTTTAAGGTGCTTGCATGTATTGATCACACTTCCTTACGTTGTTCTAGTGTTTCTGAAGTATCTATCGTCTTAGCTAGATTACTGTGCTTGTTTTATGTGAAATACTATATGATATCGACCCCTCCTTAATTTTCCCCTACAAAATGGCAAGTGCACCACTGTGCTACGGACAAGCTAGCTGGTATACGTGCGCCTAGGGTAGCATGCTGTGTACGTGCATCCTGTTGGTTAGCCACTAGTCCCTGTGTCTATATAGAGAGATGCACTAAAATGAAATTTTATGAGATCTTTCGCTGAAAGATTCATATAagattttgatttatttttttctgatcTAACGATTAAGTATATACaactgagaggaagaagaaaaacacttaaTATACACCAGAGAAAATCTTTCTATAAATCTAAGTGTCGTGAAATTTCATTCTGCACTAGAATACCTCGACCCATATACATGCATGATGGTCGCGTGCATACGGAAGCATGACTATCAGGTGACGACGCGCCTCGCCACTCCGTCACCACGATCCATGCATGCCACCACCAGCGTGCTCCAGCTACTTAATTAATACTGTCGCTCCGGTCAAAACGAAAGAAAAACATCGAGggcgtgtttttttttttgtttggaacgCAAAAATTTAACAGGAAACAATTTAATTAGTCCCATGAGTAATAGAAGAAGGAAAGATAGTCCTGCATTAGAGCCTGACATTTAAAAAGTAAAACCCAAAATGGGCGCTGCCATGCACGCTCAAACGTGCTGCATGACTTGATTGCACGTGGCCACGTACGCGTAATACGTGCATGCCTTCGATCATGCTGTCATGCCCAATTTTTCTAAAGAATAGGAACGGCCAATATAATTAGCTCATCTCTCGTTATATTGCTTTCAAATACGAATTAATGACTCGAGAGAATGAGGACTGTAAGCATTATAACACGCAAAGTCAAATTAACATAAAGATAGCAGATCCATCACGTCGATATCGGACGTACGATTAATTTTATAATTAAGCTGGCCTAGCTTGATATAAAGACGATTAAGTGTATCGAAAATGATTTGAACCGGAgtaattaataatataattagtGCAGATGAAAAGGTTGGCAGCGATTGGTTGTTGAGTTATGATCACAAGCACATTTGCGCGACAGTTTTATCAACGCTAATTGACACTTCAACAGTTAATTACTCACTCCGTTTAGCAAAagtaggtatatatatatattttaaagtcaaattttatgtattttgacAAACacttaatcaaattataagaatgtttaatgtataaaaattatacaactagattcataatttaaaatgatttcacacttTATAGTTttttagctataaatgatattaaaaacCTTAGTCAAAATTTAACTTTGAAGACCGAGCCTAAAAGAAATAtatctactatttctgaacggaggGATTAGCTTATTCGATTAAATGAAATCAGGCATGAATTTGACCAATCGAATTGACCCAAATAACTGATTGCTTTAAGATTGAATCGTTCCTGTTTTTCTAGTAACTCTATAACGAGATGTTTTCCATGTTTGTAATTAGCATCCCAAATCAACACTTGTACTTCGTAATTTTGGAAATTGAGACAGATTTCCcccatttttttctcaaacgtTACTGGctcatgcatatatataaaagCCAAAAACCAAATAATAATAATCGTTTTTCACCTTCAATCAAGAGAAACTAAttaaagaataaagaaaaacAAAGGTCATATTAATATATGGGTGCGTAACTAGGGATTAGGCCAAATATATCCCATGGCATTGGGAGGGAAAAAACTATTATTCCCTCGCCAATCAAGGGGATTGGGATTAATCCCCGGGTATGCAAACGAGACCTTAATTGCTCATGGTCTAGACAAATTTCAGGGGTTTTAGCTACAGAAAAACAGGTTGAGGCAACTGATCGAACTATTAGAGTCCAATCCATTTGAAATGACCTTACACAAAATGCATATTTGCATGTATATATAACGATAGATAATGTAACTATATATTACATCATGATGTATGCCTCTGACCTATTTGTTTGTCTAGTGCCAAACCAAAGATATCCCGACCTATAGCTATGTG includes:
- the LOC133928026 gene encoding uncharacterized protein LOC133928026 isoform X4, with protein sequence MVAPRKGTATPLGAVFSPEETKRAVARVAEAIADRQAELERLQGFVADNAALVSLVNRLPDELSHEVMVPFGGAAFFPGRLIHTNELLVLLGEGYYADRSAKQTTEILHRRGLELEAQVEAMKATIFDLEAEAKFFESTAAEASEGLVEIREEYDEDMESNSSKSEASSSAGTMSDRDRELTRIMARLDELEMKEKEAGSTSEEEDADDDGDDEGAETSEDGEGNGESGNALSDDNEHHSSGFVASFSGSGGNDRSHGNIQSALKKPGGERLPKGVSHTPSAHTSHPIFPGQTSIINSEVWIPTKAISFQDDKHMVSSLKSPSLPLDPKYSAPGLKDSSDLARSHDRKIISSGRKAFTGSIIEHDDDLSSIQPSVGNSSEKPGTCASSRPMSRFKMQKGGW
- the LOC133928026 gene encoding uncharacterized protein LOC133928026 isoform X1, with the translated sequence MVAPRKGTATPLGAVFSPEETKRAVARVAEAIADRQAELERLQGFVADNAALVSLVNRLPDELSHEVMVPFGGAAFFPGRLIHTNELLVLLGEGYYADRSAKQTTEILHRRGLELEAQVEAMKATIFDLEAEAKFFESTAAEASEGLVEIREEYDEDMESNSSKSASALSILLWHNCFFYLSASEASSSAGTMSDRDRELTRIMARLDELEMKEKEAGSTSEEEDADDDGDDEGAETSEDGEGNGESGNALSDDNEHHSSGFVASFSGSGGNDRSHGNIQLKSALKKPGGERLPKGVSHTPSAHTSHPIFPGQTSIINSEVWIPTKAISFQDDKHMVSSLKSPSLPLDPKYSAPGLKDSSDLARSHDRKIISSGRKVFFLQAFTGSIIEHDDDLSSIQPSVGNSSEKPGTCASSRPMSRFKMQKGGW
- the LOC133928026 gene encoding uncharacterized protein LOC133928026 isoform X3 — protein: MVAPRKGTATPLGAVFSPEETKRAVARVAEAIADRQAELERLQGFVADNAALVSLVNRLPDELSHEVMVPFGGAAFFPGRLIHTNELLVLLGEGYYADRSAKQTTEILHRRGLELEAQVEAMKATIFDLEAEAKFFESTAAEASEGLVEIREEYDEDMESNSSKSEASSSAGTMSDRDRELTRIMARLDELEMKEKEAGSTSEEEDADDDGDDEGAETSEDGEGNGESGNALSDDNEHHSSGFVASFSGSGGNDRSHGNIQLKSALKKPGGERLPKGVSHTPSAHTSHPIFPGQTSIINSEVWIPTKAISFQDDKHMVSSLKSPSLPLDPKYSAPGLKDSSDLARSHDRKIISSGRKVFFLQAFTGSIIEHDDDLSSIQPSVGNSSEKPGTCASSRPMSRFKMQKGGW
- the LOC133928026 gene encoding uncharacterized protein LOC133928026 isoform X2, which gives rise to MVAPRKGTATPLGAVFSPEETKRAVARVAEAIADRQAELERLQGFVADNAALVSLVNRLPDELSHEVPFGGAAFFPGRLIHTNELLVLLGEGYYADRSAKQTTEILHRRGLELEAQVEAMKATIFDLEAEAKFFESTAAEASEGLVEIREEYDEDMESNSSKSASALSILLWHNCFFYLSASEASSSAGTMSDRDRELTRIMARLDELEMKEKEAGSTSEEEDADDDGDDEGAETSEDGEGNGESGNALSDDNEHHSSGFVASFSGSGGNDRSHGNIQLKSALKKPGGERLPKGVSHTPSAHTSHPIFPGQTSIINSEVWIPTKAISFQDDKHMVSSLKSPSLPLDPKYSAPGLKDSSDLARSHDRKIISSGRKVFFLQAFTGSIIEHDDDLSSIQPSVGNSSEKPGTCASSRPMSRFKMQKGGW